The stretch of DNA CTAAATGTTTTTGAGCCAATTCTGTTCACTTGACCTTACAAGTACCTATGATCTATCCTATACAACAGGAACATGGCCTACTGTATTTACTCCACCAAGTTCTGCAACCCTTTTAGACTGGTTCACTTAGAAACTTTTACCATTACAGAATACATGACTCTAATTGTTAATAAAgccacaaaacacactgatacatACTGGAATTTAATTTTCCACTTTACTTAGAGAAAGGTTTTTAGGAACCCTCAGAGGTCCAAAATTTTGTTCCAACCCAACTTGCAACAGAGCACAAATGTGGACCACCTGATGGACCCTGACGACTGCTTTAAGAACCACTGGCTTTTCCATTGAGAAACAATCCAAGTCCCATCCTTTTTGAGACTTTAATGTCCAGGCAGGATTACTATTAATCCTTGATGATGTGTTTTATCTTACCCGTAATGTAGCACCTAGTGACCTCAGCCCAGTTGAGTGTCTGGCCAACTTGAGCACTCTGAAGATCCTCATCAGCCTAAGAACCTGGACAAGTTTCCCTAGATTCCCCAGCTCAGATTCGCCAGCAACCAGGTCAAAAAAGAGTGTGATGTAAATGGGCATCACTGAGACGATGTCAATCATGTTCAGCGGAAGGAGGAAAAACTTCCGGCGGTTCGGGGCGAGGAGCATACGTGTCACCACTTCAAAAGTGAACCAGCAGATACAGAAGATCTCCAGTGCCTGCATGGTTGGGTCCTCAATCTGCTGACCATTGTCATCATACGTCTGGTACTCTGGGATGCTGTTGATGCACATGGTGGCTATTGACATTAGTACAACGCTGATGGACAGCAAGCTGAAGAGCTTGCTTGGGATGGAATATCCAGGATTTTCCAAGGTCAGCCACAGGCACTTACGGACGTTACCACAACGCATGTCCTGGAAATGCTGAATGTCCTTGTTCAGATCTGATATCTCATCCACAGAAGTGTCCACACTGCTCACATCGCTTTCCTCGTCCCAGGACTTGTGATGGCTCTCCAGCTTGCGATCGTGGTAGCGATAACTGCAGCAACTGTCCAGGAAGAACTCGTTGATTCCCCAGTATTCGATCTCCTGGCAGAAGGAGAAGACACAGAGCTCATCCATGATGTGCAGCTTTCCAGTCTGATAGAAATGGAGGACGTAGGGGAAGAGTCCAGGGTTCCGGTCAAAGTAAAACTCCTTCTTCTGAACATCGTAGTCGTCGCAAATCTGTAATATGGCTTCCTCCGTGTCACACGACAGAAGGCGGCTCAGCCGTGTGTCCGGAAACTTCCTGAGCAGGCTGGAGCAGAAGCTGTGCTTCAGGCCTCCTACATTGATGTTCACCAGCCGATCCTCTGGATTCTGGATCCATGCAGGGGGATTTTCCTTCACCATGCTGCACCTCTCTGCAGAAGCATAAAGCACAGCCTATTAATGGCACTGCATAAACAGGagcactgccagggattttgctcataattaaaaaatattacactAACAATAttactctaacaattctgccaaaatactccaTTTTTATGGCCTGTCATTCACAGGCCCTTACACATTGGCAAATctgtataaaataaatcaatgcagattaaatgcattttcattttctcctttgCATAAGTAACTCCATGAATTATGGATGGCACTGGCACAGTCCAGATGTGCTGCATCATATGCATTAGCTGTAAATGTCAGCATATATTTGTATATCTCTTTATGTATTTGTGCAATACATAAATCAGCAATCATCTGATCTGATGtcagaaaaaaatgtttacaaATGAGAACAATAGCATGACTTTATTTTACTGACTATCATTACAATTAAAGTCCATAATATATGTTTCACCACTTATAATATGCCGTCTAAAGGCCTATGTGATTCACCTGCAAGGTAAGTGTTTAACATTGTATCTGCCATTCATTTTTAAGAGCTGTTATTAATGAGAATTACACTTTGCATTGTTTATTCAATATAGATGCATTTGGTTGatttattcatacataaacacagGTACTCCTAAAAATAGTACTGTTACATAATATTCTGTAGAGCTGCACTGTATTCCTCTTCTTTATCAGTTTGATAGAATTCATGAGTCTGTATCTACTAGTTCTCTCTCACTACAGTATCCAGTAAGCATTATGAAAATGCACTGCATGCCTGAGAATGACACCCCTATTAATCAAGTCTAGGTTCAAACTCAGATGTTTAACCTCTTATCTAGACACTTTCAGAGCATGCAGAATATGACAAAACCTGGAGTTCACTGTTTagcatatatattttgtattatttcattttatctTGATTAAGTTGTGCAGTCACAC from Salminus brasiliensis chromosome 7, fSalBra1.hap2, whole genome shotgun sequence encodes:
- the LOC140559667 gene encoding delayed-rectifier potassium channel regulatory subunit KCNS2 is translated as MWQRIITDQVASRKKHLQFNPKLAQKERCSMVKENPPAWIQNPEDRLVNINVGGLKHSFCSSLLRKFPDTRLSRLLSCDTEEAILQICDDYDVQKKEFYFDRNPGLFPYVLHFYQTGKLHIMDELCVFSFCQEIEYWGINEFFLDSCCSYRYHDRKLESHHKSWDEESDVSSVDTSVDEISDLNKDIQHFQDMRCGNVRKCLWLTLENPGYSIPSKLFSLLSISVVLMSIATMCINSIPEYQTYDDNGQQIEDPTMQALEIFCICWFTFEVVTRMLLAPNRRKFFLLPLNMIDIVSVMPIYITLFFDLVAGESELGNLGKLVQVLRLMRIFRVLKLARHSTGLRSLGATLRHSYREVGILLLYLAVGVSVFSGMAYTAEYEEDVGLDTIPACWWWGTVSMTTVGYGDVVPVTVAGKLAASGCILGGTLVVALPITIIFNKFSHFYRKQKALEASVRNNNKKRLRMSQHDGEGEEGSDGDSQCLEEDEDEDGDHGGGVVNYSYIDHPFPASSAQYERRAPLARGKELYQL